A genomic stretch from Bacillus sp. N1-1 includes:
- a CDS encoding dihydroorotate dehydrogenase electron transfer subunit, whose amino-acid sequence MKQLKTELVSQKEIAASIYEAVVFHKEIDESFQPGQFVHVKTGFGSDPLLRRPISICHVDPNKHELTMIYRAEGKGTKVLAEMVPGVEVDLLGPLGNGFPVERTKEGETALLVGGGIGVPPLYYLSQELTKRGVKVKHVNGFQTSSVVFYEEKFKAYGPVTITTADGTYGEEGFVTNQLDMNADYLFACGPSPMLKALENYRAKKGVYLSLEQRMGCGIGACLACVCHVQGDETGFAYRKVCSDGPVFQAGEVVL is encoded by the coding sequence ATGAAGCAGTTAAAAACCGAGCTTGTTTCTCAAAAAGAAATTGCAGCTTCGATTTATGAAGCAGTTGTTTTTCATAAGGAGATCGATGAAAGCTTCCAACCTGGACAATTTGTTCATGTTAAAACGGGATTCGGATCAGATCCATTGCTAAGACGCCCGATCAGTATTTGTCATGTCGATCCTAACAAGCATGAGTTAACGATGATTTATCGTGCAGAAGGAAAAGGAACTAAAGTATTAGCCGAGATGGTACCAGGGGTCGAAGTTGACCTCCTTGGACCACTCGGGAATGGTTTTCCAGTTGAGAGGACAAAGGAGGGCGAAACAGCTCTACTTGTGGGGGGCGGTATCGGCGTTCCACCCCTCTATTACCTTTCACAGGAATTAACGAAGCGCGGGGTAAAAGTAAAACATGTAAACGGTTTTCAAACAAGTTCTGTCGTTTTCTACGAAGAAAAATTTAAAGCATACGGCCCTGTCACAATCACAACGGCAGATGGAACATATGGCGAAGAAGGATTTGTAACAAACCAGCTTGACATGAACGCTGACTACCTTTTCGCCTGCGGACCATCACCAATGTTAAAAGCACTAGAAAATTACCGTGCTAAAAAAGGTGTTTACCTATCACTTGAACAGCGAATGGGCTGTGGCATTGGTGCCTGTCTCGCATGTGTTTGTCACGTACAGGGAGACGAAACAGGCTTTGCTTATCGTAAAGTGTGCAGTGATGGGCCAGTATTTCAAGCGGGGGAGGTTGTTCTATGA
- a CDS encoding dihydroorotate dehydrogenase, producing MSRLRVELPGLDLKNPIMPASGCFGFGKEYSKFYNLDQLGAIMVKATTHEPRFGNPTPRVAETTSGMLNAIGLQNPGLERVMTEELPWLSNYNVPIIANVAGSTIEDYVTVAERISTADNVHALELNISCPNVKEGGLAFGTVPETAFEVTKAVKDVSSVPVYVKLSPNVTDIVQMAKVVERAGADGLTMINTLLGMRIDLKSGKPILANGAGGLSGPAIKPVAIRMIYQVSQQVNIPIIGMGGVQSAEDVIEYYLAGASAVAVGTANFVDPFACPTIIDALPALLDELGVHHISELTGRSWKKEWDLQSSSH from the coding sequence ATGAGTCGATTACGAGTTGAGTTACCCGGCCTAGACCTAAAAAATCCGATCATGCCAGCATCAGGCTGCTTTGGATTTGGTAAGGAGTATAGCAAGTTTTATAATCTGGATCAGCTTGGAGCGATTATGGTGAAAGCGACAACGCATGAGCCGCGCTTTGGCAATCCAACCCCTCGCGTCGCAGAAACAACATCAGGCATGTTAAATGCGATTGGTCTTCAAAACCCAGGCCTTGAGCGTGTTATGACAGAGGAGTTACCGTGGTTATCGAACTATAACGTGCCAATTATTGCGAATGTCGCTGGATCGACGATAGAAGACTACGTGACTGTTGCAGAGCGAATCTCAACGGCCGACAACGTACATGCGCTTGAGTTAAATATTTCTTGCCCAAATGTGAAAGAAGGTGGTCTCGCATTTGGAACGGTGCCTGAAACAGCATTTGAGGTCACTAAAGCAGTTAAAGACGTGTCATCGGTTCCTGTTTACGTCAAACTTTCGCCAAACGTAACAGATATTGTGCAGATGGCAAAAGTCGTTGAGCGTGCCGGCGCTGATGGATTAACGATGATCAATACGCTTCTCGGTATGCGAATTGACTTAAAATCAGGTAAGCCGATTCTTGCAAATGGAGCGGGAGGATTATCAGGTCCGGCGATTAAACCTGTTGCCATTCGCATGATTTATCAAGTAAGTCAGCAGGTAAATATTCCAATTATCGGAATGGGCGGGGTGCAATCCGCTGAAGATGTAATCGAATATTATCTCGCAGGAGCGAGCGCTGTTGCGGTTGGCACGGCAAACTTCGTGGATCCATTCGCTTGTCCTACTATTATTGATGCCTTACCAGCTTTGCTGGATGAATTAGGTGTTCATCATATTTCTGAGCTGACAGGAAGGAGCTGGAAAAAGGAATGGGATCTTCAATCATCCTCGCACTAG
- the pyrF gene encoding orotidine-5'-phosphate decarboxylase: MGSSIILALDFSEKEELNAFLKQFEGEKLFVKVGMEAFYQYGPKLVDELKQRGHHVFLDLKLHDIPNTVNKAMKGLAGLGVDLINVHASGGSRMMQAALEGLEAGTRGGQKRPLCIGVTQLTSTSEEMLRSELHIATDMKNSVVSLAELAKESGLDGVVSSALEVPMIKETCGESFLTVTPGIRLEGDLAGDQNRVCSPKKARSLGSDFIVVGRSITGAKNPLSAYDILKSEWRKSHEINR; the protein is encoded by the coding sequence ATGGGATCTTCAATCATCCTCGCACTAGATTTTTCGGAAAAGGAAGAGCTAAATGCTTTCCTTAAGCAATTTGAAGGAGAGAAGCTTTTTGTAAAAGTGGGTATGGAAGCATTTTATCAATACGGACCAAAGCTTGTAGACGAATTAAAACAGCGAGGTCATCACGTTTTCCTCGATTTAAAACTGCATGATATTCCAAATACAGTAAATAAAGCGATGAAGGGGCTTGCTGGTCTAGGTGTTGACTTAATTAACGTACATGCAAGCGGAGGATCACGGATGATGCAGGCGGCGTTGGAAGGGCTAGAAGCAGGTACTCGCGGCGGCCAAAAACGGCCTTTGTGCATCGGCGTAACGCAATTGACGAGTACATCAGAAGAAATGCTTCGAAGCGAACTGCATATTGCAACAGATATGAAAAATAGTGTTGTGTCTCTCGCAGAGCTTGCGAAGGAAAGCGGACTTGATGGTGTCGTCAGTTCAGCTCTTGAGGTTCCGATGATCAAAGAAACGTGCGGAGAATCGTTCTTAACGGTAACACCAGGGATTAGATTAGAAGGCGATCTGGCTGGAGATCAAAACCGCGTCTGCTCTCCGAAGAAAGCACGATCTCTAGGAAGTGATTTTATTGTGGTCGGACGCAGTATCACAGGAGCGAAAAACCCATTATCAGCATACGACATTTTAAAATCAGAGTGGAGGAAGTCACATGAAATCAATCGCTAA